In Solidesulfovibrio carbinoliphilus subsp. oakridgensis, the sequence TCGCCCTCCCGGGGTGCCGTCCTGCCCGACGAGGAGGCCCCGGGCCTGCGGTACGTGGTCGTGCCCGGCGATTCCCCGGCCGCCATCGCCGAACGATTCGGCATTCCCTTGGGCCTCCTGTCCCGGGCCAACCCCGGCCTTGATCCCAAAACCCTGGCCGTCGGCCGGGTGCTGGCCATCCCCGGCCCGCCCGCCTGCCCGCCGCCCGTGGCCGTGTCCCGGCCGGGCGACCCGCCCGCCGGCGCGCCCCTGGTCCTGGAGTTCCAATAGCCAAGGGGCCGCACCCCTTGCCGGACACGGCCCCTTGGCCCAACCGGCGGGGGTGGTTTCCCCCGCCGCGTCTTTCTACGCCTGGGAGCGCACCCGCACGGCCGCGACCGCCGGCCCGCCGGCCCCGGACGCGTCCGGGACGGTCGGAGCGTCGAAACGGCTGGCGAACCGGCCGGCCATGATCGAACAGACGAAAAGCTGGAGCTGATGGTAGAACATGATCGGCAAGACGATCATGCCCAGGGCCGGGTGGGCCCCGAACAG encodes:
- a CDS encoding LysM peptidoglycan-binding domain-containing protein, with protein sequence MSWRMLFVLPWVLAASPAARAAQTADIPHVARPGDTPAALARAYRVTLAALLARNPGLDPCRIRVGDVLLVPAGPAPSPGPAGPEAAASPSRGAVLPDEEAPGLRYVVVPGDSPAAIAERFGIPLGLLSRANPGLDPKTLAVGRVLAIPGPPACPPPVAVSRPGDPPAGAPLVLEFQ